CGACAAGCGCGCCGCCGCTCAGCTCTTGGCGCCCGCCTGCCCGTCTCCCGCCGCGCCCAGCACGCTGCGAAGCGAGCTGAGGAGATCCACCGGGATGGGGAAGAAGGTCGTGGTGTTCCGCTCGGAGGCGATCTCTCGCATGGTCTGCAGGTACCGGAGCTGGATGGCCATGGGGAAGCGCGACAGCACGTCCGCGGCCTCGGCCAGCTTCGCGGCCGCCTGGAACTCGCCGTCGGCATTGATGACCTTGGCTCGCCGCTCGCGCTCGGCCTCCGCCTGCTTGGACATCGCCCGCTGCATGTCCTGGGGAAGATCCACGTTCTTCACCTCGACCGCGGCCACCTTGATGCCCCAGGGGTTCGTGTGCTCGTCGATGATGCGGGTGAGCTCCTGGTTGATCTTGTCGCGGGCGGCCAGAAGGTCGTCCAGCTCTTGCTGGCCGAGCACGCTCCGCAGAGTGGTCTGGGCGATCTGGGACGTCGCGTAGAGGTAGTCCTCTACGCTGATCACCGCCTTCGCGGCGTCGAGCACGCGGAAGAAGATCACCGCATTCACCTTCACGGAGACGTTGTCACGCGTGATGACGTCCTGGGGCGGCACGTCCATGGTGATGGTGCGCAGGCTCACCTTCACCATCTTGTCGATGAACGGGATCAGGAGGATGAGGCCGGGTCCGGACCCGTCACCTCCCGGGTTGATCACCGCGCTGGCGCGCCGGCCGAAGCGAAAGATCACCGCCCGCTCGTACTCGCGGAGGATCTTCACCGACGAGGCGATCACGAACAGGGCGATCACCACGACCAGGATCAGGCCCACGCTCATCTCGAATCCGCCCATGGAACCTCCTCGGCGCGCTCAGCGCCGGCTGGCGGCCTCGGCCTTGGCCACCGTGAGGGTCAGCCCATCCACACGCACGATCGTCACCGGCTCGCCGGCGGCGATCGGGCCGTCCTGCGCCACCGCTCGCCACAGCTCCCCATCCACCGCAACCTGGCCCTCGGGCGTGAGCGGAGTCCGCACCACCGCTGGCTGCCCGACCATGCCGGTGGCGCCGGTGCTCGGAACGCGGTAGAGGGCGCGGACACCGAAGGATAGCGCGAAGATCACCAGGCCGGCCGTGCTCCCCACGGCAGGCACGATCACCCACCAGGACAAACGCAGCGCGCCGGCCGCTTCGGGCGCGTCGAAGAGCATCATCGAGCCCAGCAGCATCGAAACCACCCCACCCACCGTGAGAATCCCATGGCTCACCACCTTGATCTCCGCGATCAGCAAGACGCCGCCGAAGAGGATCAGGAGCAATCCAGCCCAGTTGATGGGCAGGCTCTGGAAGGCGAAGAACGCCAGGATGATGCTGATCCCCCCGATCACCCCGGGAAGGATCGCGCCGGGAGTCGAGAGCTCGAAGAAGAGGCCCAGCATCCCCGCCATCATGAGGATGTACGCGACGTTTGGATCGGAGATGAGGGCCAGGAAGCGGTCACGGAAGTTGATGTCGATCTTCCTGATGGGCGCGCCCTTTGTCTCGAGCGTGACACTGCCCTTCGTGGTCCTCACGGTCCGGCCGTCCAGCTTGACGAGCAGGTCAGGCACGCTGTCGGCAACCAGGTCCACGACCTTGAGCTTGACGGCCTCGCGCTCGGTGGCGGACACGGATGATCGCACCGCCTTCTCCGCCCAGTCGACATTCCGTCCTCGCTCCGTCGCGATGCTTCGCACGAACGCGGCAGCGTCGTTCTCGACCTTCTTCAACATCTCCTTGTCGGTGGTCCCTCCGCCCACCGTCACCGGATGGGCGGCGCCGATGTTGGTGGCGGGCGCCATCGCGGCCACATGCGCGGCCATCGTGATGAACACGCCCGCGGAGGCGGCCCGGGCGCCGGTCGGGGCCACGTAGACGACGATCGGTATCTCGGAGTTGAGTATGGTCTGGCAGATCGTGCGCATCGATCGCTCGAGGCCGCCGGGCGTGTCAAGGAGCAACACCAGCGCCTGGGCACGCTCGGTCTGCGCCCGGTCCACGGCGATGTTGACCAGCCGCACCGTCACCGGCGTGATGGCCCCCTCGAGGTCCATGACGGCGACGGGAGCGGCGGCGACCGCGGCGGGGGGCGCCGCGACCGCGGCGAGCAAAAGAAGGAGGGCGAGGAAAGCGGCGAGCGGAGCCGGTTTCATGGCTGACTCCACGGGCTCATGATAACACGCGGAGCACGGGACGAGGCGCCGCCGGGCGCGGCGCTCAGGCGCGCAGCGCGAGGACGGAGACCAGCTCGAAGAGGAGATTCGCGGCAAGGAGCCCGGTGATGGCGCCCGGCCCGTCGTAGGGCGGCGACACCTCCACGATGTCCGCGCCGCGCAAGTCGAGCGGCCGGAGCGCGCGCACCAGGCCCAGCGCTTCGTACGACGTGAGCCCGCCCACTTCCGGCGTGCCCGTGCCGGGCGCGTACGCAGGATCGACCGCGTCGATGTCGAACGAGCAGTAGACGGGCCCGCCCGCGAGGCGGGCCAGCCGCCCCGCCGCCCACTCGACGCCGTGCTGCTTGATCTCCTCGATGCGCAGGACTTCGAAACCGTGGGCGGCGTGGAACGCGAAGTCATCGGGCGCGTAGAGGGGGCCGCGAATGCCCACCTGAATGGACCGCGAGCCGTCGATCAGCCCCTCCTCGATGGCCCGCCGGAAGGTGCTGCCGTGATAGTAGGGCAGGCCGAAGTACCGATCCCAGGTGTCGGGATGCGAGTCGAAGTGGACCAGGCCGAGACGTCCGTGGCGCCGCGCCAGCACGCGGAGAACGGCCAGCGTGATGGTGTGATCCCCGCCCACGCAGATGGGCATGGCCCCGCCCGCCACGACGGGCCCGAGGGTTCGCTCGATGGCGGCGAAGGTATGCTCGATGGAGATCGGCACGATGTCCACGTCCCCGCAGTCCGCTACCCGGAGGCGCTCGAAGGGCTGGACGTTCAGCGCAGAGTTCCACGGCCTGATGAGGGAGGACTGCTCGCGGACATGGCGCGGACCGAAGCGCGCCCCCGAGCGATAGGAGCAGCCGCCGTCGAAGGGCACGCCGTAGAGCGCCACGTCCAGCCCCTCAGCGGAAGGCCGGTGCGGCAACCGCATGAACGTGGCGATCTGGCCGAAGCGGGGTGAGGAGAACGCGTCGGTGGGGCGCGGATGGTCGGTCATGGCCGCGGGCCCGCGGTCGTGCTGCCTCGCCGCCCGCACCCCGGCCTAGAGCTGATCGCGCAGGCCGGCCACCGCGTCGGCGAGGCGCTCGACGTCGGCGGCGGTGTTGTAGACGGAGAAGCTGGCGCGCAGGGTGCCGGTGACGCCCAAGGCTCGCGCGAGCGGCTGGGCACAGTGATGCCCCGCCCGGACCGCAACCCCCGACTGGTCCAGCAGCGCCGCGCCGTCGTGCGGATGGTAACCCTCCACGTTGAAGGCCACCACCGCGCCCTTGATCTCGGGATTGCGCGGGCCGTACACGGTCACCCCAGGAATCGTGCTGAGCGCGTCCAGACAGCGGCGCGTGAGGTCCCGCTCGTGCGCGCTCACGCGATCCATCCCGAGCTTGTCGAGGTACTCGACCGCGGCGTGGAGGCCCACCGCCTCCGCAATGGGCGGGGTGCCGGGCTCGAAGCGCCAGGGCAGATCGTTCCACTGGGCATGGTCGATCCACACCTCCTTGATCATCTCGCTCCCGCCCACGCCGGGCTCCAGGCGCTCGAGGGTCTCGAGCCGTCCGTAGAGCACGCCGATGCCGGTGGGGCCCAGCATCTTGTGCCCGGAGCAGACGTAGAAATCGCAGCCCAGCGCGGCCAAGTCGAGACGGAGGTGCGGCGCCGCCTGGGCGCCGTCGAGCAGCACCATGGCGCCCGCGGCCCTGGCATGGCGGACGATTTCCGCCACCGGATTGATGGTGCCCAGCACGTTGGAGATGTGGGCCACCGCGACCATGCGCGTACGAGGACCCAGGAGGCGGGCGTAAGCCTCCATGTCGAGGTAGGCGCCGTTGACGAGCGGGATCGCGCGCAGGGTGGCCCCCCGGTCCCGGCAGGCCATCTGCCACGGGATCAGATTGGAGTGATGCTCCATCTCGCTGACGATCACCTCGTCGCCCGGACGCAGCGTGCGTCCGATCGTCGCCGCCACGATGTTGATGCCGTCGGTGGTGCCGCGCGTGAAGACGATCTCCTGCCGGTGCCGCGCGGACATGAAAGCGCGCACGGCATCGCGCGCGGCCTCGTACTGCTCGGTGGCCTCCTCGCCCAGGGTGTGGATGGACCGGTGCACGTTGGCATTGCTGCGCTCGTAGAAGCGCTGCATAGCCTCCAGCACCTGGCGCGGCTTCTGGCTCGAGGCGCCGGAGTCGAGGTAGACGAGCGGTCGCCCGTTCACCGAGCGCGCGAGGATGGGGAAGTCGGCCCGGCAGGCCTCGCCCAGCGTCATCGCGCCACCGCCTTGCCGGCGAGGGCACCGTGCAGCACGGTGAGCGGCAGCGTCACGCACTTGAGCCGGGTGGGTCGGATGTCCGCCTCGAGCCGCTCGAGGAGATCCGGGGTGGCGATGCGCCCCAGCTCCTCCGTGGTCTTTCCGACGCCCATCTCGATGAGGAGGTCGGCGGAGGCTCCGCAGATCGCGCAGCAGTCGCCGTGATGGCGGGCCTCGGCCAGCCGATCTCCCTCGATCCGGCACTCGATCGCGATGCGGTCCCCGCAGAGAGGGTTGACGTCCTCGAACGCGGCGGTGGCGCCCTCGAGGCGGCCCCGGAAGCGTGGCTTGCGGAAGCGCTCGCGGATGACGTCGCTGTACTGGACGGGGCTCATTCGCCGAGCTCTCCACGCGCGGCGTTCTTCCTGTACGGCGGGAAGCGCCAGGCGCTCTCTCCGGACATGAGCCCACCCTCGCCCAGCCCGGCCAGCTCGAGATTGCCGACGGGCTCGCCGGTGAGGAGCCGCGGGAGCACCAGGTCGAACGTGGTGGCTTGCGAGAACATCCCGCAGGTGGGCATGCCGAGCACCGGCCGGCCGCCGATGTCGGCCAGGAAGAGCAGGCTTCCTGGGTGCGCGGGCACGCCGTGGCGCTCCATGTGGCCGCCGGCCGCCTCGATACCCAGAAAGACGGGATCGAGGGGGTCCAGCGCGCTCGCGCCGGCCACGATCACGAGGTCGGCCCCCTCGCCGATGACACCCTCGATGGTCGCCGCCACCGC
This region of Candidatus Methylomirabilota bacterium genomic DNA includes:
- a CDS encoding iron-sulfur cluster assembly scaffold protein — encoded protein: MSPVQYSDVIRERFRKPRFRGRLEGATAAFEDVNPLCGDRIAIECRIEGDRLAEARHHGDCCAICGASADLLIEMGVGKTTEELGRIATPDLLERLEADIRPTRLKCVTLPLTVLHGALAGKAVAR
- the speB gene encoding agmatinase, whose translation is MTDHPRPTDAFSSPRFGQIATFMRLPHRPSAEGLDVALYGVPFDGGCSYRSGARFGPRHVREQSSLIRPWNSALNVQPFERLRVADCGDVDIVPISIEHTFAAIERTLGPVVAGGAMPICVGGDHTITLAVLRVLARRHGRLGLVHFDSHPDTWDRYFGLPYYHGSTFRRAIEEGLIDGSRSIQVGIRGPLYAPDDFAFHAAHGFEVLRIEEIKQHGVEWAAGRLARLAGGPVYCSFDIDAVDPAYAPGTGTPEVGGLTSYEALGLVRALRPLDLRGADIVEVSPPYDGPGAITGLLAANLLFELVSVLALRA
- a CDS encoding slipin family protein, with protein sequence MGGFEMSVGLILVVVIALFVIASSVKILREYERAVIFRFGRRASAVINPGGDGSGPGLILLIPFIDKMVKVSLRTITMDVPPQDVITRDNVSVKVNAVIFFRVLDAAKAVISVEDYLYATSQIAQTTLRSVLGQQELDDLLAARDKINQELTRIIDEHTNPWGIKVAAVEVKNVDLPQDMQRAMSKQAEAERERRAKVINADGEFQAAAKLAEAADVLSRFPMAIQLRYLQTMREIASERNTTTFFPIPVDLLSSLRSVLGAAGDGQAGAKS
- a CDS encoding nodulation protein NfeD, which gives rise to MKPAPLAAFLALLLLLAAVAAPPAAVAAAPVAVMDLEGAITPVTVRLVNIAVDRAQTERAQALVLLLDTPGGLERSMRTICQTILNSEIPIVVYVAPTGARAASAGVFITMAAHVAAMAPATNIGAAHPVTVGGGTTDKEMLKKVENDAAAFVRSIATERGRNVDWAEKAVRSSVSATEREAVKLKVVDLVADSVPDLLVKLDGRTVRTTKGSVTLETKGAPIRKIDINFRDRFLALISDPNVAYILMMAGMLGLFFELSTPGAILPGVIGGISIILAFFAFQSLPINWAGLLLILFGGVLLIAEIKVVSHGILTVGGVVSMLLGSMMLFDAPEAAGALRLSWWVIVPAVGSTAGLVIFALSFGVRALYRVPSTGATGMVGQPAVVRTPLTPEGQVAVDGELWRAVAQDGPIAAGEPVTIVRVDGLTLTVAKAEAASRR
- a CDS encoding cysteine desulfurase encodes the protein MTLGEACRADFPILARSVNGRPLVYLDSGASSQKPRQVLEAMQRFYERSNANVHRSIHTLGEEATEQYEAARDAVRAFMSARHRQEIVFTRGTTDGINIVAATIGRTLRPGDEVIVSEMEHHSNLIPWQMACRDRGATLRAIPLVNGAYLDMEAYARLLGPRTRMVAVAHISNVLGTINPVAEIVRHARAAGAMVLLDGAQAAPHLRLDLAALGCDFYVCSGHKMLGPTGIGVLYGRLETLERLEPGVGGSEMIKEVWIDHAQWNDLPWRFEPGTPPIAEAVGLHAAVEYLDKLGMDRVSAHERDLTRRCLDALSTIPGVTVYGPRNPEIKGAVVAFNVEGYHPHDGAALLDQSGVAVRAGHHCAQPLARALGVTGTLRASFSVYNTAADVERLADAVAGLRDQL